A window from Pseudomonas sp. Tri1 encodes these proteins:
- a CDS encoding amino acid adenylation domain-containing protein, which translates to MNEVTMDAHNPGFALTPEQQRLLEQLPGTATCGQALRWLEVVIDGDLDPQRLQVAFDTLLAQQPMLLARLGKVAGFHGLRQAAAGATRFPLTVQAGEQRAEAVRAQVRESMDRAFVLGESESVQAVLYRLAPRQWQLVLGIARSSADAQSLNLLLEHIQQTYAGVQAEEDEAPGEFAQYLEWRSEVVLDEDAASARAYWQQHLQGMQADIATPWLAARSTIGETGAADSHVSLSLEPAQREALHNLAEQLGQSLATVLQGAWWVLLGRLSGLEQVLVGVRHDCRDDYEYFANAVGVFEKTLPLCVSLPATASFSEWLDELAARLEAHRTWQEYWAPELAPDAARPAYGFTLGQASASGNSGGLHWAPAESVFVPADPFELLLQVQLNERHATLNLHYASSRYSPAVANTVLEQYGVLLASILAAPHRALAQLSLLSHAQERRLLAINPPMQALADGRYLPQRIADLALHTPDAIALTDAHLQLSYGQLQARVDNAALGLKHQGVGAGSIVALALPRSAELVIAMLASWRLGAAYLPLDVQWPQARQALMLEQAGAALLLTDAAHLPAWQDQPYKALTAAQLSQSSAPLPALATQGNDIAYVLFTSGSTGVPKGVVIEHRQLLNYTTRASQALGLAQCKNVGFSSTVAADLGNTTLFGALFNGATLHVASDEQMQDGELFARYLQQQRIDCLKIVPSHLAALLDSERAILPHTLVLGGEPIPAALIERIARLRSDCRVFNHYGPTETTVGVMIHPLSLHGAADDCSALTQVLGNNQVYVLDADLRLAPVGVLGEVYLGGAQLCRGYLNAEADEQAFIQSPFDPAQRLYRSGDLARYRADGAIQLHGRRDQQVKVRGFRIELAEIEAELLRLPQVAEALVLPAASAEQGLLAFVVAQQGLSAGLPDTVHAELSARLPSVMVPQHLQLIEQFPRLANGKIDRKALQQLAGAAADDQDAAPRDALEQLLAARMAQLLGLQRLGIDRDFFAAGGHSLLVIKLVAGIRKLLQCDIHPGLVFDHPTVASLALALRALESSPGQLEKIAQVRLRMDAMSPEEKALLTEQARQLQAAKAAQGS; encoded by the coding sequence ATGAACGAGGTCACGATGGACGCGCACAACCCGGGTTTCGCCCTGACACCCGAGCAACAAAGGCTGCTCGAGCAACTGCCCGGCACGGCGACCTGTGGCCAGGCCTTGCGCTGGCTGGAGGTGGTCATTGACGGCGATCTCGACCCGCAGCGCTTGCAGGTGGCGTTCGATACGCTACTGGCACAGCAGCCGATGCTGCTGGCGCGGCTGGGCAAAGTCGCCGGTTTCCATGGTTTGCGTCAGGCCGCCGCCGGTGCCACTCGCTTCCCGCTGACGGTACAGGCCGGCGAGCAACGGGCTGAGGCCGTCCGTGCGCAGGTCAGGGAATCGATGGACCGCGCTTTTGTGCTCGGCGAATCGGAAAGCGTCCAGGCCGTGCTGTATCGCCTGGCGCCGCGGCAATGGCAATTGGTGCTGGGCATCGCCCGCTCCAGTGCCGATGCGCAGTCGCTGAATCTGCTGCTTGAACACATCCAGCAAACCTACGCCGGGGTTCAGGCAGAGGAAGACGAAGCACCGGGTGAGTTTGCCCAGTACCTGGAATGGCGCAGTGAAGTGGTGCTGGATGAAGACGCCGCCAGCGCACGAGCTTACTGGCAGCAACACTTGCAAGGGATGCAGGCAGACATCGCCACGCCATGGCTGGCGGCGCGCAGCACCATCGGTGAGACAGGTGCCGCCGACAGCCACGTATCGCTGAGCCTGGAGCCGGCTCAACGCGAGGCTTTGCACAACCTGGCCGAGCAGCTTGGCCAGTCGTTGGCCACTGTACTGCAAGGCGCCTGGTGGGTGTTGCTGGGACGGTTGAGTGGGCTTGAGCAGGTCTTGGTCGGTGTGCGCCATGACTGTCGCGACGACTATGAATACTTCGCCAATGCCGTGGGTGTGTTCGAGAAAACCCTGCCGCTGTGCGTTTCGTTGCCTGCCACCGCGTCGTTCAGCGAGTGGTTGGACGAGCTGGCGGCGCGCCTCGAAGCCCATCGCACCTGGCAGGAATACTGGGCACCGGAGCTGGCGCCGGACGCGGCGCGCCCGGCCTACGGCTTTACGCTGGGGCAGGCGAGCGCCAGCGGGAACAGTGGCGGTCTGCACTGGGCGCCCGCAGAGTCCGTGTTTGTACCGGCAGATCCGTTCGAGTTGCTGTTGCAGGTTCAATTGAACGAGCGCCACGCCACGCTCAATCTGCATTACGCCAGTTCGCGTTATTCACCAGCCGTGGCCAATACCGTGCTGGAACAGTACGGCGTGCTGTTGGCCTCGATCCTGGCCGCGCCCCACCGTGCACTCGCGCAGCTCAGCCTGCTCAGTCACGCTCAGGAGCGGCGCTTATTGGCGATCAACCCGCCGATGCAGGCTTTGGCGGATGGCCGTTATCTGCCGCAGCGCATCGCCGATCTGGCGCTGCATACACCGGATGCCATCGCCCTGACCGACGCCCATCTACAATTGAGTTACGGTCAGTTGCAGGCTCGGGTCGATAACGCGGCGTTGGGGCTCAAGCACCAAGGCGTGGGCGCCGGTTCGATTGTCGCGCTGGCATTGCCGCGCTCGGCGGAGCTGGTGATTGCAATGCTGGCGAGCTGGCGTTTGGGGGCGGCGTACCTGCCACTGGATGTGCAGTGGCCCCAGGCGCGCCAGGCGTTGATGCTGGAACAGGCCGGCGCGGCACTGTTGCTGACTGATGCGGCGCATCTGCCGGCCTGGCAGGACCAGCCGTATAAAGCCCTGACAGCGGCGCAGTTGAGTCAGTCGTCGGCGCCATTGCCAGCGCTCGCCACCCAAGGCAACGACATCGCTTATGTATTGTTTACGTCAGGCTCCACCGGTGTGCCCAAAGGTGTGGTGATCGAGCATCGGCAATTGCTCAACTACACCACCCGAGCCAGCCAGGCACTGGGCCTTGCCCAGTGCAAAAACGTCGGTTTCAGTTCCACCGTGGCGGCGGACCTGGGTAACACGACGTTGTTTGGCGCGTTGTTCAATGGCGCGACCCTGCATGTGGCCAGCGATGAACAGATGCAGGACGGCGAATTGTTCGCCAGGTACCTGCAACAGCAACGGATCGACTGCCTGAAGATCGTGCCGTCGCACCTCGCGGCGCTGCTCGACAGTGAGCGGGCGATACTGCCGCATACTCTGGTGCTGGGTGGCGAGCCGATCCCTGCGGCGTTGATCGAGCGCATCGCCCGATTGCGCAGTGATTGCCGAGTGTTCAACCACTACGGGCCGACCGAAACCACGGTCGGGGTGATGATTCATCCGTTGTCACTGCACGGCGCTGCCGACGATTGTTCGGCGCTGACCCAGGTGCTGGGTAACAACCAGGTCTACGTGCTGGATGCCGATCTGCGCTTGGCGCCGGTGGGCGTGCTGGGCGAGGTGTACCTGGGCGGTGCGCAGTTGTGCCGGGGCTATCTGAATGCCGAGGCCGATGAGCAGGCGTTCATCCAGAGTCCGTTCGATCCGGCGCAGCGTTTGTATCGCAGCGGCGACCTGGCACGTTATCGCGCGGACGGGGCGATCCAGTTGCACGGTCGGCGTGATCAGCAGGTCAAGGTGCGTGGGTTCCGCATTGAACTGGCAGAGATCGAGGCCGAGCTTCTACGCCTGCCGCAGGTGGCCGAAGCACTGGTGTTGCCGGCGGCGTCGGCCGAGCAGGGCCTGTTGGCCTTTGTCGTGGCACAGCAGGGTTTGTCAGCGGGCTTGCCGGACACCGTGCACGCTGAGCTGAGCGCGCGCCTGCCCAGTGTGATGGTGCCGCAGCACCTGCAACTGATCGAACAGTTCCCTCGTCTGGCCAATGGCAAGATCGATCGCAAGGCGTTGCAACAGTTAGCGGGGGCGGCGGCGGATGACCAGGATGCTGCACCGCGCGATGCGCTGGAGCAACTGCTCGCCGCGCGCATGGCGCAATTGCTTGGGTTGCAGCGATTGGGCATCGACCGCGATTTCTTCGCCGCCGGTGGGCATTCGTTGCTGGTGATCAAGTTGGTGGCCGGTATTCGCAAGTTGTTGCAGTGCGACATTCATCCGGGGCTGGTCTTCGATCATCCGACCGTGGCGTCGTTGGCCCTGGCCTTGCGGGCGCTGGAGAGCAGCCCGGGGCAGCTGGAAAAAATCGCCCAGGTGCGCCTGCGCATGGACGCGATGAGTCCCGAGGAAAAGGCCCTTCTGACCGAACAGGCTCGACAGCTGCAAGCCGCCAAGGCTGCGCAAGGCAGCTGA
- a CDS encoding TonB-dependent receptor — translation MSSIHELKPLFKALVMSRGLRSRRVLGGLGLVCALPFSAQVMAEDVSINIPAQPLPQALQAFGQQTNQQVIYNANDMADLKSNRVSGKMSPQAAIAELLKGTGVRYSVEGNTLMLVRGSTGEGLELGATTISAQALDATTEGSNSYTSNAVTIGKGTHTLKEIPQSITVMTRKQMDDQNLVSLKDAVNQTTGIVGLQGVGQGMILSSRGFQIDDWQYDGVPILRNNYSLGNWATQDLIFFDRLEIMRGASGLLQGTGSPGGAVNLVRKRGQSAPTVTLTGKAGSWDHYGLQLDAGGPLNEAGNIRGRIVADEDQSNSFVDHAWSTTHSLYGALDIDLSEDTTLGFAVSQSNGESRGNIRGLPRYADGSMPDVSRSTYTGARWNRSEIDVTTYYADLEHRFNEDWAFKVGAVYMTEDNQAKNQRTQNGGVGLNPDGSGVQYADFVTDFQSTKSGLDMNLTGKFEALSMAQEVMLGGNFSQLETDDKFARTFNNSSTDTIFDLNNNRPNISYEGLINSPGGRGTLSKYDIRQKGVYGTWRVKPVDDLTLVLGSRVSWYDFSYKSKTETAANGITPNDPSVGTETGVVTPYGGIIYDLSREWAVYASYTDVFQPQTEVDPSGSVLKPIVGTNYEVGLKGELMDGRVNTSLAVFRYDHENRAVSIPGCTDVNCSSASGKVRSQGIDAEISGEVMDNLQLFAGYTYNTTKYLEDPDNEGRIYSTWTPKHMLRVWGNYQFTGDWSRVSTGLGFTTQSHTMVYDYDREIPGYTVWNARVGYQLTPEIALAVNANNLFDKTYLTSAYNQLNGNNNFGDPRNLMFSVKYTPEF, via the coding sequence ATGTCATCCATTCATGAGTTGAAACCTCTGTTCAAGGCGCTCGTCATGTCCCGCGGCCTGCGTTCGCGTCGGGTGTTGGGCGGTCTGGGGCTGGTCTGCGCACTGCCCTTCAGTGCTCAGGTGATGGCGGAAGACGTCAGCATCAACATTCCCGCGCAACCGCTGCCGCAGGCACTGCAAGCGTTCGGTCAACAGACCAACCAGCAAGTGATCTACAACGCTAACGATATGGCCGACCTGAAAAGCAACCGCGTCAGCGGCAAGATGAGCCCGCAGGCGGCCATCGCCGAATTGCTCAAGGGCACCGGCGTGCGTTACAGCGTCGAGGGCAATACCCTGATGCTGGTGCGCGGTTCTACTGGTGAAGGCCTCGAATTGGGCGCGACCACCATCAGCGCACAGGCGTTGGACGCGACGACCGAAGGCAGCAACTCCTACACCAGTAACGCCGTGACCATTGGCAAGGGCACCCACACCCTCAAGGAAATTCCCCAGTCGATCACGGTGATGACGCGCAAGCAGATGGATGACCAGAACCTGGTCAGCCTCAAGGATGCCGTCAACCAGACCACCGGCATCGTCGGCCTGCAGGGCGTTGGCCAAGGCATGATCCTGTCGTCACGCGGTTTCCAGATCGACGACTGGCAGTACGACGGTGTGCCGATCCTGCGTAACAACTATTCGCTGGGCAACTGGGCGACCCAGGACCTGATCTTCTTCGACCGCCTGGAAATCATGCGCGGCGCCTCCGGCCTGCTGCAAGGCACTGGCAGCCCCGGTGGTGCCGTCAACCTGGTGCGCAAGCGTGGCCAGAGCGCACCGACCGTGACCCTGACCGGCAAGGCCGGCTCCTGGGATCACTACGGCCTGCAACTGGACGCCGGCGGCCCGCTGAACGAGGCCGGCAACATCCGCGGCCGTATCGTCGCCGATGAAGACCAGAGCAATTCCTTCGTCGACCATGCGTGGAGCACGACCCACTCGCTGTACGGCGCGCTGGACATCGACCTGAGCGAAGACACCACCCTGGGCTTTGCGGTCAGTCAATCCAACGGTGAATCGCGCGGCAATATCCGCGGTCTGCCGCGTTACGCTGATGGTTCGATGCCGGACGTGTCGCGTTCGACCTACACGGGTGCGCGCTGGAACCGTTCAGAAATCGATGTCACCACCTACTATGCCGATCTGGAGCATCGCTTCAACGAGGACTGGGCGTTCAAGGTGGGGGCCGTGTACATGACCGAAGATAACCAGGCGAAAAACCAGAGAACGCAAAATGGCGGTGTCGGTCTCAACCCCGATGGTAGCGGTGTGCAATATGCCGACTTCGTGACGGATTTCCAGTCCACGAAGTCCGGTCTGGACATGAACCTGACCGGCAAGTTCGAAGCCTTGTCGATGGCGCAGGAAGTCATGCTTGGCGGCAACTTCTCGCAGTTGGAGACGGATGATAAATTCGCCCGGACTTTCAACAACAGCAGCACCGACACGATCTTCGACTTGAATAACAACCGTCCGAACATCAGCTACGAGGGCCTGATCAACAGTCCGGGCGGGCGGGGCACCCTCAGCAAATACGATATCCGCCAGAAGGGTGTGTACGGCACCTGGCGCGTCAAGCCGGTCGACGACCTGACGTTGGTGCTGGGTTCCCGGGTCAGTTGGTATGACTTCAGCTACAAGTCGAAAACCGAAACCGCGGCCAACGGAATCACGCCCAACGACCCAAGCGTCGGGACTGAAACCGGCGTGGTCACGCCGTACGGCGGTATCATCTATGACCTGAGTCGTGAGTGGGCGGTGTACGCCAGCTACACCGATGTATTCCAGCCCCAGACCGAGGTCGATCCCAGCGGTTCGGTGCTCAAGCCCATCGTCGGTACCAACTACGAAGTCGGTCTCAAGGGGGAGCTGATGGACGGTCGGGTCAATACCTCCTTGGCAGTCTTCCGTTACGACCACGAGAACCGTGCCGTCTCCATCCCCGGTTGTACTGACGTGAACTGCTCCTCCGCCTCGGGGAAAGTGCGCAGTCAAGGTATCGATGCCGAAATCAGTGGTGAAGTGATGGACAACCTGCAGTTGTTCGCGGGCTATACCTACAACACCACCAAGTATCTGGAGGACCCGGACAATGAAGGTCGTATCTACAGTACCTGGACGCCGAAACACATGCTGCGTGTGTGGGGTAACTACCAGTTCACCGGCGACTGGAGCCGTGTTAGCACCGGCTTGGGCTTCACCACCCAAAGCCACACGATGGTTTATGACTATGACCGTGAAATCCCGGGTTACACCGTATGGAATGCCCGCGTCGGCTACCAGCTGACGCCGGAAATCGCTTTGGCGGTCAATGCCAATAACCTGTTTGACAAGACGTACTTAACGTCGGCTTACAACCAGCTCAATGGCAACAACAACTTTGGTGATCCGCGTAACCTGATGTTCTCTGTGAAGTACACTCCGGAGTTCTGA